One Bacteroidales bacterium genomic window, ATGACTGGGAGCCTTTCTTTATTAACCTGAATGATGGAACAAATGAAGGAATCCGGCATAAAGCCCTTCCGGTTTTTTCTGTACAATTTCATCCTGAAGCATCGTCTGGCCCTACAGATACCGAATACCTTTTTGATGAATTTATACAGAAAATAAGGCCATAATAGATGAAGAGGTATTAGGAATGTATTAAACAGCGATCATCACTTTAAATACATTTAACCTGGTGGTAAATAGAATTTCATAAAGAAAAATAATTTTAACAAAATTCAAAATACTGATTGGTAATGAAGAAAGTCCTGGTACTTGGCAGTGGCGCACTCAAGATTGGAGAAGCAGGTGAGTTTGATTATAGCGGTTCACAAGCTCTGAAAGCACTGAGGGAAGAAGGCATCTTCTCCATTCTCATTAATCCTAATATCGCCACTGTTCAAACCTCTGAGGGTATAGCTGACAAGATTTACTTTCTGCCTGTTACCCCATTCTTTGTTGAAAAAGTCATTAAAAAAGATAGACCTGATGGAATTCTACTTGCCTTTGGAGGACAGACAGCGCTCAACTGTGGTGTAGAACTTTATCAGTCAGGAATACTTGAAAAATATGGAGTTGAGGTGATGGGTACGCCGGTAAGTGCCATTATGGAAACTGAAGACCGTGAACTTTTCGCTCAAAAGCTACACAGTATTAATGTAAAGACCCCAAAAAGCATTGCTGTTACTTCCATTGAGGCTGCCCTGGAAGCATCGGATGAACTTGGTTTTCCAATCATCGTAAGGGCTGCTTATACCCTTGGTGGTCAAGGTTCAGGGTTTTGTTATAACAGGGACGAATTGCTGAAATTGGCTGATAAAGCCTTCTCCTACTCCAACCAGATTTTGGTGGAAGAATCTCTTAAAGGCTGGAAAGAGGTGGAATATGAAGTGGTACGCGATTGTTACGACAACTGTATCACTGTCTGCAATATGGAGAATTTTGATCCATTAGGAATTCATACCGGGGAAAGTATTGTAGTAGCACCCTCACAAACACTTACCAACAATGAGTATCATAAACTTCGCCGACTGGCGATCCAGATTGTAAGGAGTGTTGGGATAGTTGGTGAATGTAATGTTCAGTATGCTTTAGATCCGCAATCAGAAGATTATCGTGTTATAGAGGTGAATGCCCGGCTTTCACGTTCTTCAGCGTTAGCTTCCAAGGCTACCGGATACCCATTAGCCTTTGTGGCAGCCAAACTGGCTATGGGTTATGGGCTGCATGAATTGAAAAATAGTGTAACCCGCACTACTACTGCCTTTTTTGAACCGGCCCTTGACTACATTGTGGTTAAAATTCCTCGTTGGGATCTTAATAAATTCATGGGAGTATCCAAAGAGATTGGATCCAGCATGAAAAGTGTCGGAGAGATCATGGCAATTGGCAGGACCTTCGAGGAAGCAATTCAGAAAGGTCTTCGAATGGTAGGGCAGGGGACCCATGGATTCGTGGGAAATAGCGACATTGAATTTACTGATATCAGGAAAGCGCTTTCAGAACCTACTGATATGCGTATTTACTCAATAGCCAGTGCTTTCGAGGCAGGGTTTAGTGTAGAAGAAATCCATGAGCTTACCCGAATTGATAACTGGTTCCTTGTTAAGTTAAGAGGAATCTACGAAACCATGCAGGAGCTTAGTAAATATCAGCATTTAGAAGAACTGGAAACTGATTTTTTATTGCATTGCAAACAACAAGGATTCTCTGATTTCCAAATTGCCCGTTTTGTGCTCAAATCGCCGGGTAACCTGAAGGCTGCTCTTCTGAAAGTGCGTGTTTTGAGGAAGCAGCTTGGGATTGTACCCTATATCAAACAAATTGATACGCTGGCTGCTGAATACCCTGCATTAACGAATTATTTGTACATGACCTATAATGCCACGGAACATGATGTTATTTGTGAACGTGACAATAAGTCTGTGATTGTTTTAGGTTCTGGAGCATACAGGATTGGCAGTTCCGTAGAATTCGACTGGTGTTCCGTAAATGCACTGTCCACTGCAAGAAAAGAAGGTTACAGGGGGGTGATGATAAATTTCAATCCCGAAACTGTAAGTACCGATTATGATACTTGCGACAGGCTTTATTTTGATGAGCTCTCCTTTGAACGAACAATGGATATCATCGACCTGGAACAACCTTTTGGAGTGATCGTTTCAACAGGGGGGCAAATAGCCAATAACCTGGCTATGCGGCTTCATGAACAACAAGTCCCTATCCTTGGGACTTCCCTGAAAGTATTGATAGTGCTGAAAACAGGCATAAATTCTCATCTTTGCTTGATAGCCTTGATATCGATCAGCCAAGGTGGAAAGAACTCTCAAATCTTGAGGAAATTCATCGTTTTGTTGAGGAAGTGGGTTTTCCTGTTCTGATCAGGCCTTCCTACGTACTATCAGGTGCGGCAATGAATGTAGTTTCCAATGAGCAGGAACTGGACTTTTTCCTTACCCTGGCTGCAAAAGTCTCCAAGGAATACCCGGTGGTTGTGTCGGAATTTGTGCAAAATGCTAAGGAAATTGAGATTGATGCGGTTGCTGATAAAGGCGAAATCCTTGCCTACGCCATCTCTGAGCACATAGAATTTGCTGGTGTACATTCAGGAGATGCCACAATGGTGTTTCCTGCACAGAAGATGTATTTTGAAACAGCCAGGAGGATCAAGAGAATTTCCCGCGATATTGCCCGTTCCCTCAATATCTGTGGGCCTTTCAATATGCAGTTCCTGGCCAAGGACAATGATATCAGGGTAATCGAATGTAACCTGAGGGCTTCCCGCTCATTCCCTTTTGTTTCTAAGGTGATAAAAGTGAATTTTATTGAACTGGCTACAAAGGTGATGTTGGGGATTCCGGTTGTTAAACCTGAAAAGAGCGCCTTCGATCTGGATTACATTGGAGTTAAAGCCTCACAGTTCTCCTTCTCGCGATTGCAGGCTGCCGACCCGGTACTTGGTGTTGAAATGGCATCAACCGGTGAAGTTGGATGTATTGGCGAAAATTATTACGAAACACTTTTAAAAGCAATGCTTTCCGTTGGATATAAGATTCCAAAGAAAAATATTCTGCTTTCAACCGGTGATGCCCGTTCAAAAGTGGAATTGCTTCAAAGTGCAAGAATGCTAAAGGAGAGAGGATTCCATCTCTTTGCTACACGCGGCACTGTAGCTTTCCTGGAAGAAAATGGCGTAGATTCTACCATGCTGCATTGGCCAGATGAAGATGCTCAACCTAATATCCTTGAATACCTTAGGGAACGCAAAATCGACCTGGTGATAAATATTCCGAAAAATTTATCCCGCACTGAATTAGCTAACGACTATACCATAAGAAGATCAGCAGTGGATTTTAATATACCACTCATTACAAATGCGCGACTTGCCAGCGCATTTCTTTATGCAATCTGCAAACTCGATCTTGAGGACCTGGTGATAAAAAGCTGGGACGAATATTAGGATTAATTGTTGCTAATAAAAACTTCGTACTTACCCGGTTTCAGGATATCGAAGGTAAGATTGCACTGCTTTAGGGTTTCCGCAACCTTGATGGTGAAATGAAGTTCGCATTGTACTGGTAGCTGATAGTTTAGAATTAAAATTTTAAGATTCTGATCCAGTTTATAGCCTGAAGAAATCTCGACAGTCAGGTCGTGAGGGATATATTTACGCATCACACTTTCAAACGCTAACTGAATACTGTTTTCAGTATCTCCGGTTTTCTTAATCGAATAATATTCAATACCGGTTATATTGGTAACCCGGTATTCCTCTTCCTGCTTAATTTCTCCTATGTAATCATTCTCTTCCCAAACACCTGCAAGTGTGGTTGTTTTTCCATTTACAGTGTATTTAAATTTTCCTTTCCCGTTTTTAAGGCCATTCTTCCACTCACCATTAAATACATCACCATTTTGATAGGTATAGGTTCCTTTTCCATCTGGCAAACCTTTACGGAAGGAACCCTTATAAGAATCAATTCCCTTAGCAGAGCCTTGTCCATCTGCCAGACTATCCTTGCAATCTCCTTTATAGCTGCCAGAAATCTCTTTCAAAAGTACCTTGCACTCAGAACTGCTTTCTTGTGCGGTAATCCCGGGCAGTAAAAATATCTGAGAAACAATGATCAATAGCAGTATTGATATCAACCTGGGGTAATGAATCAGATTATACTTCATAAATGGATAAAATTTAGGATGATTGACGCGATGTGAAATTATTATAAATCAAGATGCAAAATATTACCCGGTTCAATCAATATTCAGTTTTATTGATTGTTGTTTTTAACTTATTGGATGTGTATATCCAATGAGAATTTTAACCATTCAATACAATAAAATTCTAAACTAATCAAGCCTGTTTTCAGCCATAGCTTTCAATTTCTGCAACGAAAGAGGGAACTTCTCATTCATATGTTCCATATATTCCGGGAGAGTATCTACTTCTACTGTTAGACGGGTCATATCATCGTCCTGTTTTAACCTGTAAATCTCAAATGCACCGGTCCATTTCCGGGTTTCCTCATCCAGGGGAATTTCCTTGAAGTCGCTCATATAGCCTATATGTTTAAGGATCATGAGCTCATTTTCCTTAACAAACTCTATATCAGAATACATTCCTTCACCTAATGGTACCAGGAATTGTACCCTCTCACCTTTTGCAAGTTCACCTTTATAATAACTTCCTTCGCAAAAAGGAGAAGTCCATTCAGTATAAGATTCAGGATTCCAGAGTAATTTCCATACCAATGAAACTTCTGCTTTGATTTCAATGTTGAAAACCAGCTTTTGGATGTGATAAAGGTAGTTTCTTAACAGGTTCTTCAGAATGGCTTCCCAGCCTGCGGCGAAGTTTTCCCTTAGAAAGGCTGTTCCTCCATCTGCAAAATTCTCCACTCCATCATGTGTAATCCGAACCAAAGTCTTGTCATCTTCCGGCATAATTTCCCATGTGACCAGGGAACTGCCCTTTGAATGATCGGGATAAGACCAGGTATGTGCAAAAACTATGGGAGGTTCAATTCGGGTAATCTTACAACGATGCAGAAATTCCCTGGTTTCACCACTCTCATAGAAATAGAAATCATTTCCTTCCACGGCAACAAAATCCTGTACATCGAAGTACCATTTTTTCATTGCTTCAACATTGGTAAGTGCTTGCCAAATCTGATCAGGAGTGGTATCGAATCTTTCGGTGAATATGATAGGATTGTTCATAGTTTTTTATTTTGGATGAAAACAAAGATATTATGTTGAATACTTGAAATTGATGAAAAGTTCAATTTTAGGCATGCAACTATTGAAGTGATTTTCTGTACGGATCAATTTACTACACACTTCTTTATCAATACTTTGAGTTATCTTAACTATTTACAATTTCACTA contains:
- a CDS encoding SRPBCC domain-containing protein, whose product is MQKLVFNIEIKAEVSLVWKLLWNPESYTEWTSPFCEGSYYKGELAKGERVQFLVPLGEGMYSDIEFVKENELMILKHIGYMSDFKEIPLDEETRKWTGAFEIYRLKQDDDMTRLTVEVDTLPEYMEHMNEKFPLSLQKLKAMAENRLD